Below is a genomic region from Trichoderma asperellum chromosome 2, complete sequence.
AATTTACACGCTGGTGGCAAGTTTTTGAGGGACTGCGCGAGCAGCGGCGAGCAGCGCCAGTCGAACCATTCCATACGTGCAGCAGTAACAACACTATCGTTGCAGTTTTGCTGATAGCTACCCATCTTGTACGCTTCCCCGGGAAAGAAGTTGGGGTGGCAAGTTACAGAAAATGAGAGAACTTGGGCTATGATCCATTGAACCTTCGTCCcgggccatgatggcgacaACACTGCCCTGGTGATTGGTTAGCTCACCCTAGAATGAAAATACACACTGCACAGCAAAATGACTTACTGTACGCTTGAATGGTCTTGCATCACGGTATGTATATGCAATAACACCTACCCACTTCAGTGTATCGAAGCAGTCCTTCAGTGCATACGGAAACCTTTACTGGGTCGACCTATTACCATGGTCAATAAACAAAACATGCATATCCATCACATTTGTATTCCACCTACTGTCTATAGTCAATCCTAATCCCGGTTGATGAACTTTGGCCGAAATCAACGCGTATACGTCTCGCGGGTCCAATCAAACCATACAGTGATAAAATGCTCTAGATAGCACAAatgtctattttttttatgattACTGGGAGAGCGAGCATATACATACAGGGAATATCAACGTCCTGATCTACCTGCtggcctttttctcttcgaaACTCCATACTCGAGGGTCCTTCCACACATTCGGCACAGCCAAGACATCACTCGAGTCCATCGCTATCAAGAATGATATGACTTCTACCAGTCAGAAGCAAATGCAGATCTTAAAAGATTCTACGACCAATTTTAACAGGTATTCAAAATGGCTGGGAAAAGGATACTCCTCATGTTCGTTTATCCCTGTTTGGATTCGAAGCGGATAGTAGCTTCACCAAATCTATCAAAGAGCGGCCCGAGAAGGGGTAGCCTTGGCTAGACAATAGCTCCAGACATTATATCTTGACTCCGCGTCATAGGAGCTCGCATGGGATAAACTAGTCATGTAGGGGTCCACCACACACTTTGCTGCAGGCCTAACGGATAGCTCGATAGGTCATTCTCAAGTTCTgctctttccttttcactTGAACCATCTTCATGCCGGATCTGACTTGACATTTTCTGGTATAATTTTATCATCCATTTTCAACAACATACGGAAATAGCGGGGTACGCAAAAGTCAAGCTCTGGATATCGGCTAAGGAGCAGGACGACGTCGATATCGTAGTGCAGATCCGTTAGGCCTCAACAGACGGTAGGCCGCTCGAACATTTCAATGATCCATACCCCATACCGGACTCTGAGGTAAGAAATGACAACATCGCGACGAGCAAATATGCAAGCTCATCATTCATATAGAACTGAGGTTGTTTCCACATAATAGCACTACTTTGTCTGGCTGTTTAGCTTACTCCGCTAGTTTTAGGACAACAgagctctctttcttctcgacACACATTGATACACTAATCAGAACATTCATGAAGAGAATATTCTCGCTGTTGGCCAAGCCAATCAGAGGGCTCGAATGGGCGGATGGTTTAGTGGTATAATTTTCCCTTAGCATCGAGTGGCTTACGAGCTACTTTAACGCCTGGGAAAGGTCCGGGGTTCGATTCCCCGTTTGTCCAACAAGCATCTCCGATttacttttttgttttggcaTTCTTGGATATTGATTGGTTTATCCCTTGTTAAGTTGGATGAGTGAGACAAGAAGTCCAAAATATAGTGCTTCTATCTTCATAACACTATTTCGTGTTCAGCCCGATATGAACTTtgccccttttctttttatcttttctaaGTAACTAACGTATGACGATAACCCTCATAAGACGAGCTTGCGGCAAGTGGGGACTTATTCTCCGCACATACTTATGTCAAAGACTACTTTCGTACTTTAACAACTCTATGGTCAATTCATATTAGTATTCTTGGAAGGGTCGACATAAGTGCATAAAGTCATGGTTGTTATGTACATATTTGTTTATTGCGTATGTAGTAAATGCTAACTATGTGCACGACTAAATCCCTGGTCGGAATCTCCCTGATCAGATGTCCAAATCAGCTAGCGGTAGTGGCGTAGACAGAGCCGTTGTGGTGGACTCGTATCATCATTCGTTCATTCAATAACATCTGCCTTCGAACTGCAAACCCTATTCTCACTGCTCACTTCGATAAAGTGCCCGATAGCCAGAGCTATGTTTGATTCGATCGATTGTCTTTCCTTGCTGCCTTTTCGGCTGAATCGAAGTTGCAATGGTTTCGGTGTCATGACAGATTTAGTGGATAGGGTTGTTACCGGGAAGGGCAGAAATTGGGCCGTTAAGTCCAATGTTCTCTGTAGGAGCAGGAGTCTGGAGCTTctgaggcgaagaagaaccaGGAGAGCCGTTGGGTCCGACATTCAAGCTGCATCCCTTGTCAAGGACACCATTGGGACCAGTGCAGGTGGCGATGGCGTTGTTGAGTGCGTTTTGGTCAGTCCAGCCTTGGAGGTAGTCTGCGTGAAGACTGTAACCGGTAGCATCACCGTCGGCATAGACAAGGCGGTTGTAATTCTGGATTGAGCCAGTGTCATAAAAGAACTCGTAGAAGACCGAGAGAATGGCCTTGGGGTGTGATTGAGGGCAGACACCTCCATTGTAGGCACCAATGGCGGGGAAAGCAACCTGTGGTCTTATTAGCGTTATACATACCTTGGAGCCGAGAAACCCTTTGCTAAGGAATAAAAGGGGTTACGTACATGAGACTTGTGAGTGCTGCTGTCCAAGTTGACGCCGTCCCAGCAAGACGGGAAGAATGTCTCAGAACGCATGCGCTGGCATTGCTTGGAAGGGAAGGTATTGGAGTCAGGCACAGGATTGGGATCAATGCAAACGTGCGAGATGGCCTGGTCTTCGAAGCTCGAGGCATTGAAAGTGCTATTAAATGTTAGAATtgtgaaaaaagaaaatcaccCAAAAAATTGGAGTCCTCATGTTCAAACTACGCACCGTCGGTTTAGATCTCCAACCAACATGATGAGGCCTTGAGGAGGGGCaataggaggaggagctgaatCGCAGTTGGTTCTGCCAGGAGCATAGTCACAGGCACGTTGGATGTAGTAGGTAGCCTATCCTTCTTATTAGTATGATCCAACACTGTATGAAGAACAATTCTACAGCAAATTCGACAACTTACACTACCCTGGAAAGTAACTAGCTCAAACTGGCCATCAGTTCGCTGATGGTAAACTTGGGGCTGCCAGTAGTTGCTTTGATCGAGGACCTTGTCACATGTTGTGGCAGTGGCAGCTCGTGCTTGAGCGGGGGTCGTGTTGAAGGAGAAAGCGGTGCCACCAACAACGGCATGGACATGAGAAGACAGTATACCAGGAGAGACGATGGGATCACCTCGGAACTGAGTCAGGGGAGAGCAGTTGACAGTGAACAGTTGAGCCTGAGCTCCAACGGCagcggccagagcagccagGGCAGATTGCTTCAAAGTCATGATGTAAGTgttaattatatactatttcGGCTCTTAGACGACTCAAGAAGGATTGAAGCTGAGGATTGAAGCTGAAGGATGACCTGGTAAGCGAAAATTCCAGAGTCCAGGGACTCGTGGCATCTTATATATCAATTGAAATAATACGGTGGAAGAATCCTGGACCCCTCGTGTTTGTCTTATCTCCAATGTAACCAAATTCCATATTTACCCTCGTCGTTCTTGCTCCTCGTGCTGACATGTTTCGAAACAACCCTTTAGTCATCTTAGCAGGAATAGTATGCGCGTCGGATCAATCTGGTGCTAATCGACCAAGCTATCCCCGTTCCTGGAGAGCTTCATCGGGGACAAGCAACGTCTTCAGCGTTCTCCTGCAGATCCGGATTCGGTCCGAGCCCATAGATTCTCAAACACCACTCTGAAGTCAAAATGATGAAAGATGCTTGGCTTCTTAATAAACCGCCCTATCATCTGATGGAGTTGCCCGCCGAGCAATGCGCCGAATACGCTTGTGTGGGCAGAAGCAGCACTGGCTACATGTAGTCTACCATCCAACTAGGG
It encodes:
- a CDS encoding uncharacterized protein (EggNog:ENOG41~SECRETED:SignalP(1-19)) — translated: MTLKQSALAALAAAVGAQAQLFTVNCSPLTQFRGDPIVSPGILSSHVHAVVGGTAFSFNTTPAQARAATATTCDKVLDQSNYWQPQVYHQRTDGQFELVTFQGSATYYIQRACDYAPGRTNCDSAPPPIAPPQGLIMLVGDLNRRTFNASSFEDQAISHVCIDPNPVPDSNTFPSKQCQRMRSETFFPSCWDGVNLDSSTHKSHVAFPAIGAYNGGVCPQSHPKAILSVFYEFFYDTGSIQNYNRLVYADGDATGYSLHADYLQGWTDQNALNNAIATCTGPNGVLDKGCSLNVGPNGSPGSSSPQKLQTPAPTENIGLNGPISALPGNNPIH